In a genomic window of Callospermophilus lateralis isolate mCalLat2 chromosome 12, mCalLat2.hap1, whole genome shotgun sequence:
- the Abhd13 gene encoding protein ABHD13, with amino-acid sequence MEKSWMLWNFVERWLIALASWSWALCRISLLPLIVTFHLYGGIILLLLIFISIAGILYKFQDVLLYFPEQPSSSRLYVPMPTGIPHENIFIRTKDGVRLNLILIRYTGDNSPYSPTIIYFHGNAGNIGHRLPNALLMLVNLKVNLLLVDYRGYGKSEGEASEEGLYLDSEAVLDYVMTRPDLDKTKIFLFGRSLGGAVAIHLASENSHRISAIMVENTFLSIPHMASTLFSFFPMRYLPLWCYKNKFLSYRKISQCRMPSLFISGLSDQLIPPVMMKQLYELSPSRTKRLAIFPDGTHNDTWQCQGYFPALEQFIKEVIKSHSPEEMTKTSSSVTII; translated from the coding sequence ATGGAAAAGTCCTGGATGCTGTGGAACTTCGTTGAAAGATGGCTAATAGCCTTGGCTTCCTGGTCTTGGGCTCTCTGCCGTATTTCTCTTTTACCTTTAATAGTGACTTTTCATCTGTATGGAGGCATTatcttacttttgttaattttcataTCAATAGCAGGTATTCTCTATAAATTCCAGGATgtattgctttattttccagaacagCCGTCCTCTTCACGCCTTTATGTTCCCATGCCCACTGGTATTCCACATGAGAACATTTTCATCAGAACCAAAGATGGAGTCCGTCTAAATCTTATTTTAATAAGATACACTGGAGACAATTCGCCCTATTCCCCAACTATAATTTATTTTCATGGGAATGCAGGCAACATAGGTCACAGGTTACCAAATGCATTGCTTATGTTGGTTAACCTCAAAGTTAATCTTTTGCTTGTTGATTATCGAGGATATGGAAAAAGCGAAGGAGAAGCAAGTGAAGAAGGGCTCTATTTAGATTCCGAAGCTGTGCTAGACTACGTGATGACTAGACCTGACCTTGATAAgacaaaaatttttctttttggccGTTCCTTGGGAGGAGCAGTGGCCATTCATTTGGCTTCTGAAAATTCACATAGGATTTCAGCCATTATGGTGGAGAACACATTTTTAAGCATACCGCATATGGCCAGCactttattttcattctttccaATGCGTTACCTTCCTTTATGGTgctacaaaaataaatttttgtccTACCGAAAAATCTCTCAGTGTAGAATGCCTTCACTTTTCATCTCTGGACTCTCCGACCAACTAATTCCACCAGTAATGATGAAGCAGCTTTATGAACTCTCCCCCTCTCGGACTAAGAGGCTAGCCATTTTTCCAGATGGAACTCATAACGACACGTGGCAGTGCCAGGGCTACTTCCCTGCACTGGAACAGTTCATCAAAGAAGTGATAAAGAGTCATTCTCCTGAAGAAATGACAAAAACGTCATCTAGTGTAACAATTATATGA